A single genomic interval of Pseudomonas sp. TH06 harbors:
- a CDS encoding chemotaxis response regulator protein-glutamate methylesterase, whose amino-acid sequence MAVKVLVVDDSGFFRRRVSEILSADPSIQVVGTATNGKEAIDQALALKPDVITMDYEMPMMDGITAVRHIMQRCPTPVLMFSSLTHEGARVTLDALDAGAVDFLPKNFEDISRNPEKVKQLLCEKVHSISRSNRRFSAYSTPAPVAAPAPAPTPAASASSFSSHSTSAPVRPAPAPAPTRAPAASASSPAPKRKAYKLVAIGTSTGGPVALQRVLTQLPANFPAPIVLIQHMPAAFTKAFAERLDKLCRISVKEAEDGDILRPGLALLAPGGKQMMIDGRGAVKILPGDERLNYKPCVDITFGSAAKSYGDKVLAVVLTGMGADGREGARLLKQGGSSVWAQDEASCVIYGMPMAIVKADLADAVYSLDDIGKHIVEACI is encoded by the coding sequence ATGGCAGTCAAAGTCCTGGTGGTGGACGATTCGGGTTTTTTCCGCCGCCGCGTCTCGGAAATTCTTTCAGCGGATCCGAGCATCCAGGTGGTCGGTACGGCCACCAACGGTAAAGAGGCGATCGATCAGGCCCTGGCCCTCAAGCCGGACGTGATCACCATGGACTACGAGATGCCGATGATGGACGGCATCACGGCGGTGCGGCACATCATGCAGCGCTGCCCGACCCCGGTGTTGATGTTCTCCTCGCTGACGCATGAAGGTGCTCGGGTAACCCTCGATGCGCTGGATGCCGGCGCGGTGGATTTCCTGCCGAAGAATTTCGAAGACATCTCGCGTAATCCGGAGAAGGTCAAGCAACTGCTGTGCGAGAAGGTCCATAGCATCTCGCGCAGCAACCGTCGTTTCAGTGCCTACAGCACGCCGGCTCCGGTGGCTGCTCCAGCACCTGCACCGACACCTGCTGCCAGCGCGTCGAGTTTCAGCAGCCACAGCACCAGCGCCCCGGTACGTCCGGCGCCTGCACCAGCTCCGACGCGTGCTCCGGCTGCCAGCGCTTCGTCGCCGGCACCGAAACGCAAGGCCTACAAACTGGTTGCCATCGGTACGTCGACGGGCGGCCCGGTTGCCCTGCAGCGCGTGTTGACACAATTGCCGGCCAACTTCCCGGCGCCGATCGTGCTGATCCAGCACATGCCGGCAGCGTTCACCAAGGCCTTCGCTGAACGCCTCGACAAGCTCTGCCGCATCAGCGTCAAGGAAGCCGAGGATGGCGACATCCTGCGTCCGGGCCTGGCGTTGCTGGCCCCGGGTGGCAAACAAATGATGATCGACGGCCGTGGCGCGGTGAAAATCCTCCCGGGCGACGAGCGTCTGAACTACAAGCCGTGCGTGGACATCACGTTCGGTTCGGCAGCGAAATCCTACGGCGACAAAGTTCTGGCGGTGGTGTTGACTGGCATGGGCGCCGACGGCCGTGAAGGTGCACGTCTGCTCAAGCAGGGCGGCAGCTCGGTGTGGGCACAAGATGAGGCCAGCTGCGTGATCTACGGCATGCCGATGGCCATCGTTAAAGCCGACCTTGCCGACGCGGTATACAGCCTCGACGACATCGGCAAGCACATCGTCGAGGCGTGTATCTGA
- a CDS encoding protein phosphatase CheZ yields the protein MEHNESSQGDFESTLKKHAVELVESLEKGRFGDAVQLIHELNQTRDRGLYQEVGKLTRELHSAIVNFQIDPHMPQAEEVSQITDATERLGYVVKLTEAAANRTMDLVESATPVVNGLAEEAQALSTDWGRFMRREVGAEEFRELARRVDGFLSRSSTDNRAVSSNLNDILLAQDYQDLTGQVIKRVTQLVTEVESNLLKLVLMASQVDRFAGIEHDRAAMLAEKDPQKHLSQGEGPQIHADKREDVVSGQDDVDDLLSSLGF from the coding sequence ATGGAGCATAACGAATCTTCACAGGGCGATTTCGAGTCGACCCTGAAAAAACACGCGGTCGAACTGGTCGAGAGCCTTGAAAAAGGCAGGTTCGGCGACGCTGTGCAACTGATCCATGAGCTCAATCAGACCCGTGACCGTGGCCTGTATCAGGAAGTCGGCAAGCTCACACGTGAACTGCACAGTGCGATCGTCAACTTCCAGATCGATCCGCATATGCCGCAGGCCGAGGAAGTGTCGCAAATTACCGACGCCACCGAACGCCTGGGCTATGTGGTCAAACTGACAGAAGCCGCGGCCAACCGCACCATGGATCTGGTGGAAAGCGCCACGCCGGTGGTCAATGGTCTGGCTGAAGAAGCCCAGGCCTTGAGTACCGACTGGGGGCGTTTCATGCGTCGTGAAGTCGGAGCTGAAGAGTTCCGCGAACTGGCGCGCCGGGTCGACGGTTTTCTGTCACGCAGCAGCACGGACAACCGTGCGGTGTCGAGCAATCTGAACGACATCCTGCTGGCTCAGGATTACCAGGACCTTACCGGTCAAGTGATCAAGCGTGTGACCCAACTGGTCACCGAAGTCGAAAGCAATTTGCTCAAACTCGTGCTCATGGCCAGTCAGGTGGACCGCTTTGCGGGCATCGAACATGACCGTGCGGCGATGCTTGCAGAAAAAGATCCACAAAAACATCTCTCGCAGGGTGAAGGTCCGCAGATTCATGCCGATAAACGAGAAGACGTTGTGTCCGGTCAGGACGATGTGGACGATTTGCTATCCAGCCTTGGATTTTGA
- the fliA gene encoding RNA polymerase sigma factor FliA encodes MTASGMNYYKKSARDAQYELIERYAPLVKRIAYHLLARLPASVQVEDLIQAGMIGLLEVSTKYDASKGASFETYAGIRIRGAMLDEVRKGDWAPRSVHRNTRMVSDAIRAIEAKTGRDAKDHEVAAELQLSLDDYYGILNDTLGSRLFSFDDLLQDGEHEGLHEDGASAHLEPSRDLEDERFQAALADAIANLPERERLVLALYYDEELNLKEIGEVLGVSESRVSQLHSQCAARLRGRLGEWRAR; translated from the coding sequence ATGACCGCCAGCGGTATGAACTACTACAAGAAGTCGGCACGTGACGCGCAGTACGAGTTGATCGAGCGTTACGCGCCACTGGTCAAACGCATCGCCTACCACCTGCTGGCGCGATTGCCGGCGAGTGTGCAGGTCGAGGATCTGATTCAGGCCGGGATGATCGGTCTGCTTGAAGTCTCGACCAAATATGACGCCAGCAAGGGCGCCAGTTTCGAAACGTACGCGGGCATTCGAATCCGCGGCGCGATGCTCGACGAAGTGCGCAAAGGGGACTGGGCACCACGCTCGGTTCACCGCAACACCCGTATGGTCAGCGACGCAATTCGGGCAATTGAAGCTAAAACCGGCCGTGATGCTAAAGATCACGAGGTTGCGGCCGAACTCCAATTGAGTCTCGACGATTACTACGGGATTTTGAATGACACCCTGGGCAGTCGCTTGTTCAGTTTCGACGACCTCTTGCAGGACGGCGAACACGAAGGGCTGCACGAGGATGGCGCCAGTGCTCATCTTGAGCCGTCACGCGATCTGGAAGATGAACGCTTCCAGGCGGCGCTGGCGGACGCGATTGCCAATTTGCCGGAGCGTGAGCGACTGGTGTTGGCGCTGTACTACGACGAAGAGCTGAACCTCAAGGAGATCGGTGAAGTCCTTGGCGTCAGTGAATCGCGGGTCAGCCAGTTACACAGCCAGTGCGCGGCCCGTTTGCGGGGGCGTTTGGGGGAGTGGCGAGCGCGCTGA
- a CDS encoding chemotaxis response regulator CheY, which translates to MKILIVDDFSTMRRIIKNLLRDLGFTNTVEADDGTTAIPVLNSGSIDFLVTDWNMPGMTGIDLLRHVRADEKLKHLPVLMVTAEAKREQIIEAAQAGVNGYVVKPFTAQALKDKIEKIFERIG; encoded by the coding sequence ATGAAAATCCTCATCGTTGATGACTTCTCAACGATGCGGCGGATCATCAAGAACCTGCTGCGCGATCTTGGGTTCACCAATACCGTCGAGGCTGACGATGGCACTACCGCCATTCCGGTGCTCAACAGCGGCAGCATCGACTTTCTGGTAACGGACTGGAACATGCCGGGCATGACCGGTATCGACCTGCTGCGCCACGTACGTGCCGATGAAAAACTCAAGCATCTGCCCGTGTTGATGGTGACCGCTGAAGCCAAGCGCGAGCAAATCATCGAGGCCGCTCAGGCCGGTGTGAACGGCTACGTGGTCAAACCTTTCACGGCTCAGGCGTTGAAAGACAAAATCGAGAAGATTTTCGAACGCATCGGCTGA
- a CDS encoding chemotaxis protein CheA, producing the protein MSFGADEEILQDFLVEAGEILEQLSEQLVELESRPDDADLLNAIFRGFHTVKGGAGFLQLNELVECCHIAENVFDILRKGERRVDAELMDVVLEALDAVNSMFSEVRERAPITAATPELLAALARLAEPQSADQAAVSPVAEMIEELVVEGDSGDITDNEFEQLLDSLNAVKAEAEAPAAAAAPAQTAAEAASDEITDAEFESLLDQLHGKGQFAADAVAPAAAKPAAPAAGDSSDITDDEFEALLDQLHGKGNFAVEALESAIASAPASAAPAAAAAGSDLISDHEFESLLDELHGKGKFTEVGTAAAGSASTVATPVAKAPAAAATAAPKPAAKPEPKAEAPKPAAAAAPAPARAAAAPPPEKPASEAETTVRVDTARLDEIMNMVGELVLVRNRLVRLGLNSGDEAMQKAVSNLDVVTADLQTAVMKTRMQPIKKVFGRFPRLVRDLARQLKKEINLELVGEETDLDKNLVEALADPLVHLVRNAVDHGIESPEEREASGKARGGRVVLAAEQEGDHILLSISDDGKGMDPNVLRAIAVKRGVMDKDAADRLSDTECYNLIFAPGFSTKTEISDVSGRGVGMDVVKTKISQLNGSINIYSTKGQGSKIVIKVPLTLAIMPTLMVMLGNQAFAFPLVNVNEIFHLDLSTTNVVDGQEVVIVRDKALPLFYLKRWLVSSAAHEEQREGHVVILSVGTQRIGFVVDQLVGQEEVVIKPLGKMLQGTPGMSGATITGDGRIALILDVPSMLKRYAARRI; encoded by the coding sequence ATGAGCTTCGGCGCCGATGAAGAGATCCTTCAGGATTTCCTGGTTGAGGCCGGCGAGATTCTTGAGCAACTGTCCGAGCAACTGGTCGAGCTGGAAAGCCGTCCGGATGACGCAGATTTGCTCAACGCAATTTTTCGCGGTTTCCACACTGTAAAAGGGGGCGCCGGCTTCCTTCAGCTCAATGAGCTGGTGGAGTGCTGTCACATCGCCGAAAACGTGTTCGACATCCTCCGTAAGGGTGAGCGTCGCGTTGATGCAGAACTGATGGACGTTGTCCTCGAAGCACTGGACGCGGTGAACAGCATGTTCAGCGAAGTCCGCGAGCGTGCACCGATCACCGCTGCGACGCCGGAACTGCTGGCGGCGCTGGCGCGTCTGGCCGAGCCGCAATCGGCGGATCAAGCCGCGGTTTCGCCGGTGGCCGAGATGATCGAAGAACTGGTCGTCGAAGGCGATTCGGGCGACATCACCGATAACGAATTTGAACAGCTGCTGGATTCGCTGAACGCCGTCAAGGCTGAAGCGGAAGCTCCGGCCGCTGCTGCTGCACCTGCGCAAACTGCCGCCGAGGCAGCCAGCGATGAAATCACTGACGCCGAGTTCGAATCACTGCTCGATCAGTTGCACGGCAAAGGTCAATTTGCAGCTGACGCCGTCGCGCCAGCGGCGGCCAAACCTGCAGCTCCGGCAGCAGGCGACAGCTCGGACATCACCGACGACGAATTCGAAGCACTGCTCGATCAGTTGCACGGCAAAGGCAACTTCGCCGTCGAAGCGCTGGAGTCGGCCATTGCCTCGGCCCCTGCGTCTGCCGCACCGGCCGCCGCCGCTGCCGGCAGCGATCTGATCAGCGATCACGAGTTCGAATCGCTGCTCGATGAATTGCACGGTAAAGGCAAGTTCACTGAAGTCGGCACCGCTGCTGCGGGCTCCGCCTCGACTGTCGCCACGCCTGTCGCCAAGGCCCCGGCCGCTGCCGCGACGGCTGCGCCGAAGCCTGCCGCCAAGCCTGAACCGAAAGCCGAAGCGCCAAAACCGGCTGCCGCTGCTGCACCGGCTCCGGCCCGTGCTGCCGCTGCACCGCCACCGGAAAAACCGGCGAGCGAAGCCGAGACCACCGTACGGGTCGACACCGCACGTCTCGATGAAATCATGAACATGGTTGGCGAGCTGGTGCTGGTGCGTAACCGTCTGGTGCGCCTGGGTCTCAACAGTGGCGATGAAGCCATGCAAAAGGCTGTGTCGAACCTCGACGTGGTCACGGCTGACTTGCAGACCGCGGTGATGAAGACCCGGATGCAGCCGATCAAGAAGGTCTTCGGGCGCTTCCCGCGTCTGGTTCGCGACCTTGCGCGTCAGTTGAAGAAAGAGATCAACCTGGAACTGGTCGGCGAAGAAACCGACCTCGACAAAAACCTTGTCGAGGCCCTGGCCGACCCGCTGGTCCACTTGGTGCGCAACGCGGTCGACCACGGTATCGAGTCGCCGGAAGAACGCGAAGCGTCGGGCAAGGCCCGTGGCGGTCGCGTGGTACTGGCGGCCGAACAGGAAGGCGACCACATCCTGCTGTCGATTTCCGATGACGGCAAAGGCATGGACCCGAACGTCCTGCGTGCCATCGCGGTAAAGCGCGGTGTGATGGACAAGGACGCGGCTGATCGCCTGAGCGATACCGAGTGCTACAACCTGATTTTCGCCCCGGGTTTCTCGACCAAGACCGAGATCTCCGACGTGTCCGGCCGTGGTGTCGGCATGGACGTGGTGAAGACCAAGATTTCCCAGCTCAACGGTTCGATCAACATCTACTCGACCAAGGGCCAGGGTTCGAAAATCGTCATCAAGGTGCCGCTGACCCTCGCGATCATGCCAACCCTGATGGTCATGCTCGGCAATCAGGCTTTTGCGTTCCCGTTGGTCAACGTCAACGAAATCTTCCACCTCGACCTGTCGACCACCAACGTCGTCGACGGCCAGGAAGTGGTGATCGTGCGGGACAAGGCCTTGCCATTGTTCTACCTCAAGCGCTGGCTGGTCAGCTCCGCCGCTCACGAAGAGCAGCGCGAAGGCCATGTGGTGATCCTGTCGGTGGGCACTCAGCGGATCGGCTTCGTCGTCGATCAACTGGTTGGTCAGGAAGAAGTGGTCATCAAGCCATTGGGCAAAATGCTGCAAGGGACTCCGGGCATGTCCGGCGCCACCATCACTGGTGACGGCCGTATTGCACTGATTCTCGATGTTCCAAGCATGCTCAAGCGTTACGCCGCACGGCGTATTTGA
- the motD gene encoding flagellar motor protein MotD: MARRRHQEEHVNHERWLVSYADFITLLFAFFVVMYSISSINEGKYKVISEALIGVFTDSDRSLKPIPIGDERPKTVTPAKPLVKDAEQVDAGIAGASDPLKSIADDISAAFGDLISSNQMTVRGNELWVEIELNSSLLFGSGDAMPSDIAFNIIDKVAAILKPFDNPIHVEGFTDDQPIRTAQYPTNWELSSARSASIVRMLAMQGVNPGRLASVGYGEFQPVANNATAEGRAKNRRVVLVVSRNLDVRRSLTGTGTANAQPDAALKRAGTQTAPTPVKTPGRESAVNSPSPALIR, encoded by the coding sequence ATGGCTCGTCGCAGGCATCAGGAAGAACACGTTAATCACGAGCGCTGGCTCGTGTCCTACGCCGACTTCATCACGCTGCTGTTCGCTTTCTTCGTGGTCATGTACTCGATCTCGTCGATCAACGAAGGCAAGTACAAGGTTATTTCCGAAGCGCTGATCGGCGTCTTTACCGACTCCGACCGCTCGCTGAAACCGATCCCGATCGGCGACGAGCGACCGAAGACCGTGACCCCGGCCAAGCCGCTGGTCAAGGATGCCGAGCAGGTCGACGCCGGTATCGCCGGGGCCAGTGACCCGCTGAAGAGCATCGCCGATGACATCAGCGCAGCGTTCGGCGATCTGATCAGCTCCAACCAGATGACTGTGCGCGGCAACGAGTTGTGGGTCGAAATCGAGCTCAACTCCAGCCTGTTGTTCGGCAGCGGCGACGCCATGCCGAGCGACATCGCGTTCAACATCATCGACAAGGTGGCGGCGATCCTCAAGCCGTTCGACAACCCGATCCACGTTGAAGGTTTCACCGACGATCAACCGATCCGCACCGCGCAGTACCCGACCAACTGGGAACTGTCCTCGGCGCGTTCGGCGAGCATCGTGCGCATGCTGGCGATGCAGGGCGTGAACCCCGGTCGTCTCGCCTCGGTGGGTTACGGCGAGTTCCAGCCAGTGGCCAACAACGCCACGGCTGAAGGCCGCGCAAAGAACCGTCGTGTGGTGCTGGTGGTGTCGCGCAACCTCGATGTGCGCCGCAGCCTCACGGGCACCGGAACTGCCAATGCGCAACCGGACGCCGCACTGAAGCGGGCTGGCACACAAACTGCACCGACCCCGGTCAAGACGCCGGGACGCGAGAGTGCCGTCAATTCTCCGTCGCCCGCATTAATACGCTGA
- a CDS encoding flagellar motor protein: MDVLSLIGIIMAFVAIIGGNYLEGGHLGALANGPAALIVLGGTIGAALLQSPMSAFKRAMQILAWIFFPPRVDLAGGIDRVVNWSLTARKEGLLGLEGVADAEPDSYSRKGLQLLVDGAEPEAIRSILEVDFYTQEARDIEAAKVFESMGGYAPTIGIIGAVMGLIHVMGNLADPTQLGSGIAVAFVATIYGVASANLILLPVAAKLKSIALRQSRYREMLLEGILSIAEGENPRSIELKLQGFMD, encoded by the coding sequence ATGGATGTTCTAAGCCTTATCGGGATCATCATGGCGTTCGTCGCCATCATCGGCGGCAACTACCTTGAAGGTGGTCACCTCGGTGCGCTGGCCAACGGCCCGGCGGCACTGATTGTACTGGGCGGCACCATCGGTGCCGCGCTGCTGCAATCGCCGATGAGCGCGTTCAAACGCGCGATGCAGATCCTCGCCTGGATCTTCTTTCCGCCACGCGTGGACCTCGCCGGCGGCATCGACCGCGTGGTCAACTGGAGCCTCACCGCACGCAAGGAAGGTCTGCTCGGTCTGGAAGGCGTGGCCGATGCCGAACCCGACAGCTACTCGCGCAAAGGCCTGCAACTGCTGGTCGATGGCGCCGAGCCGGAAGCGATTCGCAGCATCCTCGAAGTGGATTTCTACACTCAGGAAGCCCGCGACATCGAGGCGGCGAAAGTCTTTGAAAGCATGGGCGGCTACGCGCCGACCATCGGCATCATCGGCGCGGTGATGGGCCTGATCCATGTGATGGGCAATCTCGCCGACCCGACGCAATTGGGCAGCGGCATTGCCGTGGCATTCGTCGCGACCATCTACGGCGTGGCCAGTGCCAACCTGATCCTGTTGCCGGTCGCGGCCAAACTGAAGTCAATCGCGTTGCGACAGTCGCGTTATCGCGAAATGTTGTTGGAAGGTATCTTGTCGATCGCCGAAGGTGAAAACCCGCGCTCTATCGAGTTGAAGCTTCAGGGCTTCATGGATTGA
- the fleN gene encoding flagellar synthesis regulator FleN — protein MGSMHPVQVIAVTGGKGGVGKTNVSVNLSLALAELGRRVMLLDADLGLANVDVLLGLTPKRTLADVIEGRCELRDVLLQGPGGIRIVPAASGTQSMVHLSPAQHAGLIQAFSDIGDNLDVLVIDTAAGIGDSVVSFVRAAQEVLLVVCDEPTSITDAYALIKLLNRDYGMNRFRVLANMAQSPQEGRNLFAKLTKVTDRFLDVALQYVGAVPYDESVRKAVQKQRAVYEAFPRSKCALAFKAIAQKVDTWPLPANPRGHLEFFVERLVQQTAGPVL, from the coding sequence ATGGGCAGCATGCATCCCGTACAGGTGATCGCGGTGACCGGCGGCAAAGGTGGCGTCGGCAAGACTAACGTGTCAGTGAACTTGTCTCTGGCGCTGGCAGAGCTTGGCCGTCGGGTCATGCTGCTGGACGCCGATCTGGGACTGGCGAACGTCGACGTTCTGCTGGGCCTGACGCCCAAACGCACCCTGGCCGACGTGATCGAAGGCCGCTGCGAGTTGCGCGACGTGCTGTTGCAGGGTCCCGGCGGGATCCGCATCGTGCCGGCCGCGTCCGGCACCCAGAGCATGGTTCACCTGAGCCCGGCGCAACATGCCGGTCTGATTCAGGCGTTCAGTGACATTGGCGACAATCTCGATGTACTGGTGATCGACACCGCTGCGGGTATTGGTGACTCAGTAGTCAGTTTTGTTCGCGCAGCGCAGGAAGTGTTGCTGGTGGTCTGCGACGAGCCGACCTCGATCACCGACGCTTACGCACTGATCAAACTGCTCAACCGCGATTACGGCATGAACCGCTTCCGCGTCCTCGCCAACATGGCGCAGAGCCCGCAAGAAGGTCGCAACCTGTTCGCCAAGTTGACCAAGGTCACGGATCGCTTCCTTGATGTGGCCCTACAATACGTCGGCGCCGTGCCCTACGACGAAAGCGTGCGCAAGGCAGTGCAGAAGCAGCGAGCGGTCTATGAAGCTTTCCCGCGTTCCAAGTGCGCGCTGGCGTTCAAGGCGATCGCGCAGAAGGTCGATACCTGGCCTTTGCCTGCCAACCCGCGCGGCCACCTTGAGTTTTTCGTCGAGCGCCTCGTGCAGCAAACGGCAGGGCCTGTGTTATGA